In the Ostrinia nubilalis chromosome 7, ilOstNubi1.1, whole genome shotgun sequence genome, one interval contains:
- the LOC135073350 gene encoding juvenile hormone esterase-like: MKVILGVILLISYVAGSSLRIDPLVLIQQGLVRGQRAEDGDYTTFLGIPYAAVDEDNPFGPAKPPPAFEEVYKANDGSIMCPQSAFVTRNFMQNMGTETLDCLRLNIYVPNDATSKNPLPVLVWVHGGGFGGGFAGASSVTSLVSKDIVVVSINYRLGPYGFMCLDVPSVPGNQGLKDQYAALQWVRNNIGSFGGNPYNVTLAGQSAGACSVLLQLYSAKEKLFHKLIVQSGTPQNEGMFVKRDVDAAKKVANHLGFNITDTEQALGFLSKTPFKLVTSAIAELKIKLRPCKELSFSGVDNFVDTDPFSLSNEKKIQGTPILIGHTSKEEMSLGSSYYDGYYDDDPFYNRIVNNYNLEEEKAKKVADTIRHYYVGDQAISEKLFPELGDFESDFIFNHPMQSMITNLLNENANPVYQYMFSYVGDSGEAGAGHSAELKYLFELTGFSSEMTEDDKLVSDRLTTMWTNFIKYGNPTPSYANALPVTWSKSSLATRPYLLIDKDLRMESRVFSDRMAFWDLFYDNYGTYNKLARECDI; this comes from the exons ATGAAGGTGATTTTAGGAGTAATTCTACTGATAAGTTATGTGGCAGGGTCAAGTTTGAGGATCGATCCTCTAGTGCTGATTCAACAGGGCCTGGTGAGAGGGCAGAGAGCGGAGGATGGCGACTATACAACGTTTCTGGGCATTCCCTATGCTGCCGTAGACGAGGATAATCCTTTCGGT CCAGCTAAGCCACCCCCTGCATTTGAAGAAGTTTATAAAGCAAATGATGGATCTATCATGTGTCCACAATCAGCATTTGTTACTCGTAATTTCATGCAAAATATGGGCACCGAAACATTAGACTGCCTGCGACTAAATATTTATGTGCCTAATGATGCTACTTCCAAGAATCCTTTACCGGTGTTAGTATGGGTCCATGGTGGAGGGTTCGGAGGAGGATTTGCAGGGGCTAGCAGCGTTACAAGTTTAGTAAGCAAAGACATCGTAGTAGTATCGATCAATTATCGGTTGGGCCCCTATGGATTTATGTGCCTTGACGTCCCTTCGGTGCCCGGCAATCAAGGTCTCAAGGACCAGTATGCTGCCCTGCAGTGGGTCAGGAACAACATAGGGTCATTCGGAGGCAATCCTTACAACGTCACCTTAGCAGGCCAAAGTGCTGGCGCATGTTCCGTCCTTCTACAATTATATTCAGCCAAAGAAAAGCTTTTCCATAAATTAATAGTACAAAGTGGAACACCACAAAATGAAGGAATGTTCGTGAAAAGAGATGTAGATGCTGCCAAAAAAGTGGCTAACCATTTAGGCTTTAATATTACTGACACTGAACAAGCTTTGGGATTTCTTTCTAAAACCCCATTTAAATTGGTAACATCTGCCATCGCCgaacttaaaataaaactgagACCTTGTAAAGAGCTGTCATTTAGCGGTGTTGATAATTTTGTAGATACAGATCCATTCAGTTTATCTAATGAAAAGAAAATCCAAGGAACTCCTATTTTAATTGGTCACACAAGCAAGGAAGAGATGAGCCTGGGGAGCAGTTACTACGACggttattatgatgatgatccatTTTACAATAGAATAGTCAATAACTATAATTTAGAGGAAGAAAAGGCGAAAAAAGTGGCAGATACAATAAGACATTACTATGTCGGTGATCAGGCCATATCGGAAAAACTGTTTCCGGAGTTGGGAGATTTTGAATCGGATTTCATATTTAATCATCCTATGCAAAGTATGATAACTAATTTGTTAAATGAAAATGCAAATCCCGTGTATCAATATATGTTTAGTTATGTTGGTGACTCCGGAGAGGCGGGCGCGGGGCATTCTGCAGAGCTCAAGTATCTGTTCGAATTGACTGGATTTTCATCTGAGATGACTGAAGATGACAAACTCGTTTCAGATCGATTGACAACCATGTGgacaaattttataaaatatgg AAATCCTACACCGAGCTATGCGAACGCTCTCCCAGTGACGTGGAGCAAGTCAAGCCTCGCCACCCGGCCGTACCTGCTCATAGACAAAGACTTGAGGATGGAGAGCAGAGTTTTCAGTGACAGGATGGCCTTTTGGGATCTTTTCTATGACAACTACGGCACATACAATAAGCTGGCAAGAGAATGTGATATTTAA
- the LOC135073644 gene encoding juvenile hormone esterase-like, with product MKVVLGVIVLISYVACWDLRIDPLVLIKQGLVRGQRAEDGDYTTFLGIPYAAVDENNPFGPAQAPPAFEEEIYKAYDGSIKCPQTPFFGYVPYGGTESLDCLRLNIYVPNYATSKNPLPVLVWIHGGVFASGYAGEYSVENLVNKGIVVVTINYRLGPYGFMCLDVPSVPGNQGLKDQYAALQWIRNNIGSFGGNPYNVTISGQSAGACSVLLHLYSGKDKLFHKVIVQSGTPQNEGMFVNGDVDAAIKLANHLGYNTTDTEQALGFLAKTPYNLVTAATIQLNLQLRPCKERSFSGVDNFVDTDPYSLSNEKKIKGTPILIGHTSMEEITLMSSYYDDYFNDDPFYNRIVKNYNLNEEKSKKVADTIKHYYIGDRAISKELISVFGDFESDFIFNHPMQRMITNLLNEGPSALYQYLFSYVGDSGDAGAGHSAELNYLFRVAGPTFAMNEDDKLVADRLTTLWTNFVKYGNPTPSYANTLPVTWSKSSLATRPYLLIDKDLRMESRVFSDRMAFWDLFYDNYGTYNKLARECVF from the exons ATGAAGGTGGTTTTAGGAGTGATTGTACTGATAAGTTATGTGGCTTGTTGGGATTTGAGGATTGACCCTCTGGTGCTGATCAAACAAGGCCTGGTGAGAGGGCAGAGGGCGGAGGATGGCGACTACACAACATTTCTGGGCATTCCCTATGCTGCCGTGGATGAAAATAACCCCTTCGGT CCGGCACAAGCACCACCAGCGTTTGAAGAAGAAATTTATAAAGCATATGATGGATCCATCAAGTGTCCACAAACACCATTTTTTGGTTACGTACCCTATGGCGGTACTGAAAGTCTAGACTGTCTTCGACTTAACATCTATGTGCCAAACTATGCCACTTCGAAGAATCCTTTACCCGTATTGGTCTGGATCCATGGAGGAGTTTTTGCCTCAGGATATGCAGGGGAATATAGTGTCGAAAATCTGGTAAACAAAGGTATTGTGGTTGTCACAATCAATTATCGGTTAGGCCCATACGGATTTATGTGTCTTGATGTCCCATCGGTGCCCGGCAATCAAGGTCTCAAGGACCAGTATGCTGCCCTGCAGTGGATCAGGAACAACATAGGGTCATTCGGAGGCAATCCCTACAACGTCACCATATCAGGACAAAGCGCTGGCGCGTGTTCCGttcttttacatttatattCAGGCAAAGACAAGTTGTTCCATAAAGTAATAGTACAAAGTGGAACCCCACAAAACGAAGGTATGTTCGTGAATGGAGACGTAGACGCTGCCATAAAGTTAGCCAATCATTTAGGCTACAATACTACTGACACTGAACAAGCTTTGGGATTTCTTGCTAAAACTCCTTACAATTTAGTAACAGCTGCCACTATCCAACTTAATTTACAATTGAGACCTTGCAAGGAAAGATCGTTTAGCGGTGTTGACAATTTTGTAGATACAGATCCTTACAGTTTATCTAACGAAAAGAAAATCAAAGGAACGCCTATTTTGATTGGTCATACGAGCATGGAAGAAATCACATTGATGAGCAGTTACTACGATGATTATTTCAATGATGATCCATTTTACAATAGGATTGTcaaaaactataatttaaacGAAGAAAAGTCAAAGAAAGTAGCAGACACTATTAAACATTACTATATTGGTGACCGGGCCATATCTAAAGAGCTGATTTCAGTGTTTGGGGATTTTGAATCAGATTTCATATTCAATCACCCTATGCAGAGAATGATAACTAATTTGTTGAATGAGGGTCCAAGTGCCCTGTACCAATATTTGTTTAGTTATGTGGGTGATTCCGGAGACGCAGGCGCAGGCCACTCAGCAGAGCTCAATTATTTATTCCGAGTGGCAGGACCTACATTTGCGATGAATGAAGATGATAAACTCGTTGCAGATCGACTCACAACTCTGTGGACGAATTTTGTCAAATATGG AAATCCCACACCAAGCTATGCGAACACTCTCCCAGTGACGTGGAGCAAGTCAAGCCTCGCCACCCGGCCGTACCTGCTCATAGACAAAGACTTGAGGATGGAGAGCAGAGTTTTCAGCGACAGGATGGCCTTTTGGGATCTTTTCTACGACAACTACGGCACATATAATAAACTAGCAAGagaatgtgttttttaa
- the LOC135073351 gene encoding juvenile hormone esterase-like, with protein sequence MKEFVVVILLISYVASSSLRIDPLVLTQQGLVRGQRAEDGDYTTFLGIPYAAVDEDNPFGPAKPPPVFNENIFKANNGSIMCPQTLFFDMQGSGTETLDCLRLNIFVPNNATSKNPLPVLVWIHGGGFELGSGTTSVTKLVNQGIVVVTINYRLGPYGFMCLDVPSVPGNQGLKDQYAALQWVRNNIGSFGGNPYNVTISGESAGACSVLLQLYSAKEKLFHKIIVQSGTPQNEGMFVNGDVEVAKKLANHLGFNTTDTEQALGFLTKTPFNLVTSALAKLKIKLRPCKELSFSGVDNFVDTDPFSLSNEKKIKGTPILIGHTSKEEMGLGSSFYDGYYNDDPFYNRIVTNYNLEDEKARKVSDTIRHYYYVGDQPISEKLYSELGNFESDFIFNHPMQRMITNLLKENANPVYQYMFSYVGDSGDEGAGHGADGKYLYQTGDPSVQLTEDDKLVADRMVTMWTNFVKYGDPTPSYANTLPVTWSKSSLATRPYLRIDKDLRMESRVFSDRMAFWDLFYDNYGKFNKLTTNCDV encoded by the exons ATGAAAGAGTTCGTAGTAGTGATTCTACTGATAAGTTATGTGGCAAGCTCAAGTTTGAGGATTGATCCTCTGGTGCTGACCCAGCAAGGCCTGGTGAGAGGGCAGAGGGCGGAGGACGGCGACTACACAACATTTCTGGGCATTCCCTACGCCGCCGTGGACGAGGATAATCCTTTCGGT CCGGCAAAGCCACCCCCTGTATTTAACGAAAACATTTTCAAAGCAAACAATGGATCAATCATGTGTCCGCAAACACTATTTTTTGATATGCAAGGTAGCGGCACTGAAACTCTAGACTGTCTTCGACTGAATATATTTGTGCCAAACAATGCTACCTCCAAGAATCCCTTACCCGTGTTAGTGTGGATCCACGGAGGAGGTTTTGAACTAGGTTCAGGGACCACCAGCGTCACAAAACTAGTAAACCAAGGCATTGTGGTAGTAACAATCAACTATCGTTTGGGCCCATACGGATTTATGTGTCTCGATGTTCCATCGGTGCCCGGCAACCAAGGTCTCAAGGACCAGTATGCTGCCCTGCAGTGGGTCAGGAACAACATAGGGTCATTCGGAGGCAATCCCTACAACGTCACCATATCAGGAGAAAGCGCTGGTGCGTGTTCCGTTCTTCTACAATTATATTCGGCGAAAGAAAAGCTGTTCCATAAAATAATAGTACAAAGTGGAACCCCACAAAATGAAGGAATGTTTGTGAATGGAGACGTGGAAGTTGCTAAGAAATTGGCCAACCATTTAGGCTTCAATACCACAGACACTGAACAAGCTTTGGGCTTTCTTACTAAAACCCCATTTAATTTAGTAACATCTGCCCTCgccaaacttaaaataaaactgagACCTTGTAAAGAGCTGTCATTTAGCGGTGTTGACAATTTTGTAGATACAGATCCATTCAGTTTATCTAATGAAAAGAAAATCAAAGGAACTCCTATTTTAATTGGTCACACAAGCAAGGAAGAGATGGGCCTGGGGAGCAGTTTCTACGACGGCTATTACAACGATGACCCATTTTACAATAGAATAGTCACTAACTATAATTTAGAGGATGAGAAGGCGAGAAAGGTATCAGATACTATTAGACATTACTACTATGTTGGTGACCAGCCTATATCGGAAAAACTTTATTCGGAATTGGGGAATTTTGAATCAGATTTTATATTCAATCATCCTATGCAGAGAATGATAACTAATTTGTTAAAAGAAAATGCAAATCCCGTGTatcaatacatgtttagttacGTGGGAGATTCCGGAGACGAGGGCGCAGGTCATGGGGCGGATGGAAAGTATCTCTACCAGACAGGTGATCCTTCTGTTCAACTTACCGAAGACGACAAACTTGTTGCTGATCGAATGGTTACCATGTGGACGAATTTTGTGAAATATGG GGATCCCACACCAAGCTATGCGAACACTCTCCCAGTGACGTGGAGCAAGTCAAGCCTCGCCACCCGGCCGTACCTGCGCATAGACAAAGACTTGAGGATGGAGAGCAGAGTTTTCAGCGACAGGATGGCCTTTTGGGATCTTTTTTATGACAACTACGGCAAATTCAATAAGCTGACAACAAATTGCGATGTATAA